One Branchiostoma floridae strain S238N-H82 unplaced genomic scaffold, Bfl_VNyyK Sc7u5tJ_1560, whole genome shotgun sequence genomic region harbors:
- the LOC118408200 gene encoding gastrula zinc finger protein XlCGF57.1-like, whose protein sequence is MDQKNSEIAMDPRNQTNSSDKSDTGKQKDEKGNIPYGEKIGEESDHPNLQGQQTKQLDRLPVKRFACTKCDYRAATKTELLRHTRRHTGEKPYKCGECGYRTADKSALTVHMRKHTGERPYKCDQCDYSAAAKDTLDQHMTTHTGEKPYMCGECGYRTADRSRISVHMRTHTGVKPYKCDQCDYSAAQKSNLDQHMAKHTGEKPYMCGECGYRTAVRSNLSAHMRVHTGEKPYKCDMCDYSAAKKDHLESHMTKHTGEKRFMCVECGYRTAHMSYLTVHMRTHTGAKPYKCDQCDYSAAVKSRLDVHMAKHTGEKPYMCGECGYCTAHRSYLTVHMRSHTGDKPYKCDQCDYSTAQKSNLDRHMAIHTGEKPYMCGECGYRVADKYTLTVHMRTHTGVKPYKCDQCDYSATTKCHLDQHMVRHTGEKPFMCGDCGYRAAFKSSLSKHMRKHTGEKPYKCDQCNFSAAQKGNLDQHMAKHTGEKPYMCGECGYRTAHKPNLSRHMIKHTGEKPFVCGECGYKTAEKSNLTMHIKRHRGVKAYKCHQCDYYAATKGDLDQHMAKHTGDKPYQCGECGYRTARRSNLTVHMRKHTGKKPYKCDQCDYSVTDKRCLNKHMVTHAS, encoded by the coding sequence ATGGACCAGAAAAACAGTGAGATTGCTATGGACCCCAGGAACCAGACAAACAGCAGCGACAAATCAGACACGGGGAAACAGAAGGATGAAAAGGGGAACATCCCATATGGGGAAAAGATCGGAGAAGAATCTGACCATCCTAACCTACAGGGTCAACAAACAAAGCAGTTAGACAGGCTTCCGGTTAAACGCTTTGCGTGTACGAAATGTGATTATCGGGCAGCCACAAAAACTGAACTATTGAGGCACACGAGAAgacatactggtgagaaaccctataagtgtggagagtgcggatacaggacggccgATAAATCTGCCTTAACCGTgcacatgagaaaacataccggtgagagaccctataagtgtgaccagtgcgactattctgctgccgCGAAGGATactttagaccaacacatgactacacacaccggagaaaagccctacatgtgtggagagtgtgggtacaggacggctgacaggtcccGCATAtctgtacatatgagaacacatacaggtgtgaaaccctacaagtgtgaccagtgtgactattctgctgcacaaaaatccaaTTTAGACCAACATATGGCTAagcacaccggagaaaaaccatacatgtgtggggagtgtggatacaggacggctgtcaGATCTAACCTATCTGCACACATGAGAGtacatacaggcgagaaaccttataagtgcgacatgtgcgactattctgctgcaaagaaagACCATTTAGAGTCACACATGACCAAGCACACCGGCGAAAAACGCTTCATGTGTgtggagtgcggatacagaactgctCACATGTCTTACTTAACCGTACACATGAGAACGCATACAGGTgcgaaaccttacaagtgtgaccagtgcgactattctgctgcagtgaaAAGCAGGTTAGACGTacatatggctaaacacaccggagaaaaaccatACATGTGCGGAGAGTGCGGCTACTGTACGGCTCATAGGTCTTACTTAACCGTACACATGAGATCACATACAGGTgacaaaccttacaagtgtgaccagtgcgactattctactgcacagaaatcaaatttagaccgacacatggctatacacaccggagaaaaaccctacatgtgtggagagtgcggatacagggtGGCTGACAAATATACCTTAAccgtacacatgagaacacatacaggtgtaaaaccctataaatgtgaccagtgtgactattctgctacaacGAAATGCCacttagaccaacacatggttagacacaccggagaaaagcccttcatgtgtggggactGCGGATACAGGGCGGCTTTCAAATCTAGcctatccaaacatatgagaaaacatacaggtgagaaaccttataaatgtgaccagtgcaacttttctgctgcacagaaaggaaatttagaccaacacatggctaaacacaccggagaaaaaccctacatgtgtggggagtgtggatacagaactGCTCACAAGCCTAACCTATCTCGACATATGatcaaacatacaggtgaaaaacctttcgtttgtggggagtgtggatacaaaACGGCTGAGAAGTCTAATTTAACAATGCATATCAAAAGGCACAGGGGTGTGAAAGCTTACAAGTGTCACCAGTGCGACTATTATGCTGCAACGAAAGGCgatttagaccaacacatggctaaacacaccggcgacAAGCCCTACCAGtgcggagagtgtgggtacagaactgCTCGCAGATCTAAcctaaccgtacatatgagaaaacatacaggcaagaaaccttacaagtgtgaccagtgtgactattctgtcACAGATAAGAGGTGTTTAAACAAACACATGGTCACACACGCCTCttga
- the LOC118408223 gene encoding zinc finger protein 525-like isoform X2 codes for MDERNSEVAMDGPQAVHPGDETSISIKIDMGREQNNEGVIPNEETCGVESEHPPSQGHTEQVDKLTVKRILDKPDKRFVCTECDYRALSNAQLSIHKRKHTGEKPYTCDQCDYAAAKKGNLKRHMAKHTGDKPLLCGECGYRTTDMAFLTIHMRKHTGVKPYKCDQCDYSSAQKGNLDQHVVRHNGEKPYMCGECGFRTAFKSSLATHMKRHTGVKPYKCDQCDYSAAEKSTLGQHMTRHTGEKPYMCGECGYRTVTRYSLTVHMRTHTGVKPYKCDQCDYSAAKKGHLDSHMAKHNNEKRFICGECGYRTAHRSNLSRHMIKHTGEKPTNVTN; via the coding sequence ATGGACGAAAGAAACAGCGAGGTTGCTATGGACGGTCCCCAAGCTGTACACCCAGGAGACGAAACAAGCATCAGCATAAAAATAGACATGGGAAGAGAGCAGAACAACGAAGGGGTCATTCCAAACGAAGAAACGTGCGGAGTAGAATCtgagcatcctccctcacaggGCCATACAGAGCAAGTGGACAAGCTTACGGTGAAACGTATTTTGGACAAACCGGACAAACGCTTTGTGTGTACGGAATGTGACTATAGGGCACTCTCAAATGCTCAACTGtcaatacacaaaagaaaacatactggtgagaaaccctatacatgtgaccagtgtgactatgctgctgcaaagaaaggaaatttaaagagacacatggctaaacacaccggagacaAGCCTCTcttgtgtggagagtgtgggtacaggacgactGACATGGCTTTCTTAACCATacacatgagaaaacacactggcgtgaaaccttacaagtgtgatcagtgcgactattcttctGCACAGAAAGGCAACTTAGACCAACACGTGGTTAGACACaacggagaaaaaccctacatgtgtggggagtgtgggttcaggacggCTTTCAAGTCTTCCTTAGCCACACACATGAAaagacatacaggtgtgaaaccttataaatgtgaccagtgcgactattcagCTGCAGAGAAATCCACGTTAGGCCAACACATGACTAGACACACCGGCGAAaagccatacatgtgtggggaatgcggatacaggacggttACCAGGTATTCCTTAACCGtgcacatgagaacacatactggtgtgaaaccttataagtgcgaccagtgtgactattctgctgcaaagaaagGCCATTTAGATtcacacatggctaaacacaacAACGAAAAACGCTTCAtctgtggggagtgcggatacagaactgctCACAGGTCAAACCTATCACGACATATGATCAAACATACCGGCGAGAAACCTACCAATGTGACCAATTAA
- the LOC118408184 gene encoding gastrula zinc finger protein XlCGF57.1-like yields MDQKNSEIAMDPRNQTNSSDKSDTGKQQDEKRDIPYGEKIGEESDHPNLQGQQTKQLDKLPVKRTRVKRFVCTECDFRAAKKSELLRHTRKHTGEESYNCDQCDYSAAHKVSLDLHITKHTGENLLRCEDCGYRTAYMSNLTGHMRTHTDEKPYKCDQCDCSAARKGNLDRHMTTHTEDKPYMCGECGHTSADRSALTVHMRRHTGEEPYKCDMCGYSAATKFHLESHMARHTGDKRFMCVECGYRTAHMSNLSVHMRIHTGAKPYKCDQCDYSTAQKGNLDRHKANHNGGKRFMCGVCGYRATARSYITIHMRTHTDVKPYQCDQCDYSTARKGNLDRHMANHTGEKPYMCGECGYRAAEKYSLTVHMRTHTGAKPYKCDLCDFSAATKSGLNKHMATHTGNKPYMCGECGLRTADRYSLTVHMRSHTGEKPYICDQCNYSAAKKSDLDSHMARHTGEKPYMCGQCGYRTAHRSNLTTHMRTHTG; encoded by the exons ATGGACCAGAAAAACAGTGAGATTGCTATGGACCCCAGGAACCAGACAAACAGCAGCGACAAATCAGACACGGGGAAACAGCAGGATGAAAAACGGGACATCCCATATGGGGAAAAGATCGGAGAAGAATCTGACCATCCTAACCTACAGGGTCAACAAACAAAGCAGTTAGACAAACTACCGGTGAAACGCACCAGGGTTAAACGCTTTGTGTGTACGGAATGTGATTTTCGGGCagccaaaaaatctgaactatTAAGGCACACGagaaaacatactggtgagGAATCTTAcaattgtgaccagtgtgactattctgctgcacacaaAGTTTCTTTAGACCTTCACATCACTAAGCATACTGGAGAAAACCTACTTAGGTGTGAAGATTGCGGATACAGGACTGCTTACATGTCTAATCTAACgggacacatgagaacacatacagacgagaaaccctacaaatgtgatcagtgtgattGTTCCGCTGCACGGAAGGGAAacttagaccgacacatgactACACACACCgaagataaaccctacatgtgtggagagtgcgggcaCACGTCGGCTGATAGATCTGCCTTAACCGTACACATGAGAAGGCATACAGGTGAGGAACCATATAAATGCGACATGTGTGGCTATTCTGCTGCAACGAAATTCCATCTAGAGTCACACATGGCTAGACACACCGGCGACAAACGCTTCATGTGTgtggagtgcggatacagaactgctCACATGTCTAACCTATCCGTACACATGAGAATACATACTGGTgcaaaaccttacaaatgtgaccagtgcgactattctaccGCACAGAAAGGAAATTTAGACCGACACAAGGCTAACCACAACGGAGGAAAACGCTTCATGTGTGGAGTGTGCGGATACAGGGCGACTGCCAGGTCTTACATaaccatacatatgagaacacatacagatGTGAAACCTTAtcagtgtgaccagtgtgactattctactgcaaggaaaggaaatttagaccgacacatggctaatcacaccggagaaaaaccctacatgtgtggagagtgcggatacagggcgGCTGAAAAATATTCCTTAAccgtacacatgagaacacatacaggtgcgaaaccttacaagtgtgacctgtgtgacttttctgctgcaaCAAAAAGCGGTTTAAACAAACACATGGCTACACACACCGGaaataaaccctacatgtgtggggagtgcggactCCGAACGGCTGACAGGTATTCattaaccgtacatatgagatcacatacaggtgagaaaccttatatatgtgaccagtgcaactattctgctgcaaagaaGAGCGATTTAGACTCACACATGGCTagacacaccggagaaaaaccttacatgtgtggacAGTGCGGATATAGGACGGCTCACAGGTCTAACCTAACCacacatatgagaacacatacag Gataa
- the LOC118408223 gene encoding zinc finger protein 525-like isoform X1 — MITGKFPLFPVRPFLRRFHTIAVNQYHKPVEMDERNSEVAMDGPQAVHPGDETSISIKIDMGREQNNEGVIPNEETCGVESEHPPSQGHTEQVDKLTVKRILDKPDKRFVCTECDYRALSNAQLSIHKRKHTGEKPYTCDQCDYAAAKKGNLKRHMAKHTGDKPLLCGECGYRTTDMAFLTIHMRKHTGVKPYKCDQCDYSSAQKGNLDQHVVRHNGEKPYMCGECGFRTAFKSSLATHMKRHTGVKPYKCDQCDYSAAEKSTLGQHMTRHTGEKPYMCGECGYRTVTRYSLTVHMRTHTGVKPYKCDQCDYSAAKKGHLDSHMAKHNNEKRFICGECGYRTAHRSNLSRHMIKHTGEKPTNVTN, encoded by the exons ATGATCACTGGcaaatttcctttgtttccagtCAGGCCGTTTTTAAGACGATTCCACACGATAGCAGTTAATCAGTACCATAAACCGGTAG AAATGGACGAAAGAAACAGCGAGGTTGCTATGGACGGTCCCCAAGCTGTACACCCAGGAGACGAAACAAGCATCAGCATAAAAATAGACATGGGAAGAGAGCAGAACAACGAAGGGGTCATTCCAAACGAAGAAACGTGCGGAGTAGAATCtgagcatcctccctcacaggGCCATACAGAGCAAGTGGACAAGCTTACGGTGAAACGTATTTTGGACAAACCGGACAAACGCTTTGTGTGTACGGAATGTGACTATAGGGCACTCTCAAATGCTCAACTGtcaatacacaaaagaaaacatactggtgagaaaccctatacatgtgaccagtgtgactatgctgctgcaaagaaaggaaatttaaagagacacatggctaaacacaccggagacaAGCCTCTcttgtgtggagagtgtgggtacaggacgactGACATGGCTTTCTTAACCATacacatgagaaaacacactggcgtgaaaccttacaagtgtgatcagtgcgactattcttctGCACAGAAAGGCAACTTAGACCAACACGTGGTTAGACACaacggagaaaaaccctacatgtgtggggagtgtgggttcaggacggCTTTCAAGTCTTCCTTAGCCACACACATGAAaagacatacaggtgtgaaaccttataaatgtgaccagtgcgactattcagCTGCAGAGAAATCCACGTTAGGCCAACACATGACTAGACACACCGGCGAAaagccatacatgtgtggggaatgcggatacaggacggttACCAGGTATTCCTTAACCGtgcacatgagaacacatactggtgtgaaaccttataagtgcgaccagtgtgactattctgctgcaaagaaagGCCATTTAGATtcacacatggctaaacacaacAACGAAAAACGCTTCAtctgtggggagtgcggatacagaactgctCACAGGTCAAACCTATCACGACATATGATCAAACATACCGGCGAGAAACCTACCAATGTGACCAATTAA
- the LOC118408183 gene encoding zinc finger protein 525-like — MDQKNSEIAKDDLLTTHPGNETDSSDKSDTGKQQDENRDIPYGEKIGEESDHPPLQGQQTKQLDKLPVKRTRVKRFVCTECGFRAAKKSELLRHTRKYTGEEPYNCDQCDYSAAHKVSLDLHITKHTGENLFRCEDCGYRTAYMSNLTGDMRTHTDEKPYKCDQCDYSAARKGNLDRHMTAHTEDKPYMCGECGHTSADRSALTVHMRRHTGEEPYKCDMCGYSAAKKCHLESHMARHTGDKRFMCVDCGYRTAHMSNLSVHMRIHTGAKPYKCDQCDYSTAQKGNLDRHKANHTGGKRFMCGVCGYRATARSYITIHMRTHTDVKPYQCDQCDYSTARKGNLDRHMANHTGENPTCVESADTGRLKNIP; from the coding sequence ATGGACCAGAAAAACAGTGAGATTGCAAAGGACGATCTACTAACTACACACCCCGGAAACGAGACAGACAGCAGCGACAAATCAGACACGGGGAAACAGCAGGATGAAAACCGGGACATCCCATATGGTGAAAAGATCGGAGAAGAATCTGACCATCCTCCCCTACAGGGTCAACAAACAAAGCAGTTAGACAAACTACCGGTGAAACGCACCAGGGTTAAACGCTTTGTGTGTACGGAATGTGGTTTTCGGGCagccaaaaaatctgaactatTAAGGCACACGAGAAAATATACTGGTGAGGAACCTTAcaattgtgaccagtgtgactattctgctgcacacaaAGTTTCTTTAGACCTTCACATCACTAAGCATACTGGAGAAAACCTATTTAGGTGTGAAGATTGCGGATACAGGACTGCTTACATGTCTAATCTAACGGGagacatgagaacacatacagacgagaaaccctacaaatgtgatcagtgtgactattccgctgCACGGAAGGGAAacttagaccgacacatgactGCACACACCgaagataaaccctacatgtgtggagagtgcgggcaCACGTCGGCTGATAGATCTGCCTTAACCGTACACATGAGAAGGCATACAGGTGAGGAACCATATAAATGCGACATGTGTggctattctgctgcaaagaaatGCCATCTAGAGTCACACATGGCTAGACACACCGGCGACAAACGCTTCATGTGTGTGGATtgcggatacagaactgctCACATGTCTAACCTATCCGTACACATGAGAATACATACTGGTgcaaaaccttacaaatgtgaccagtgcgactattctaccGCACAGAAAGGAAATTTAGACCGACACAAGGCTAACCACACCGGAGGAAAACGCTTCATGTGTGGAGTGTGCGGATACAGGGCGACTGCCAGGTCTTACATaaccatacatatgagaacacatacagatGTGAAACCTTAtcagtgtgaccagtgtgactattctactgcaaggaaaggaaatttagaccgacacatggctaatCACACCGGagaaaaccctacatgtgtggagagtgcggatacagggcgGCTGAAAAATATTCCTTAA
- the LOC118408225 gene encoding zinc finger protein 525-like has product MGERSGEVAMDDRSTVHHGDKASKSEKLDTERQQSKKWGIPREEPCGVESDHPPAQVHTEQAGFLALKRTVDRRFECTECDYRPAKKVKLSRHTRKHTGEKPYKCDICDYSAAKKDHLESHMDKHTSEKRFMCVECGYRTAHKSHLTAHMRTHTGEKPYKCDQCDYSATHKSQLDRHMAKHTGEKPFLCGECGYRTADRSSLTVHMRKHTGVKPYKCDQCDYSTAQRGNLDRHMAKHTGEKRYICGECGYRSADRSALKSHMGKHTGVKPYTCDYCDYSAARKFHLDRHMAKHTGEKPFMCGKCGYRAADMSYLTVHMRTHTGEKPYKCDQCDYSATRKDYLEKHLIKHTS; this is encoded by the coding sequence ATGGGCGAGAGAAGCGGTGAGGTCGCTATGGACGATCGGTCAACTGTACACCATGGGGACAAGGCAAGCAAAAGCGAGAAATTAGACACGGAAAGGCAGCAGAGCAAGAAATGGGGCATTCCACGCGAGGAACCGTGCGGAGTAGAATCTGACCATCCTCCTGCACAGGTCCATACAGAGCAAGCGGGATTTCTTGCGTTGAAACGTACTGTGGACAGACGCTTCGAGTGTACGGAATGTGACTATAGGCCAGCCAAAAAGGTTAAACTATCgagacacacaagaaaacatactggcgagaaaccttataagtgcGACAtttgcgactattctgctgcaaagaaagACCATTTAGAGTCACACATGGACAAGCACACCAGCGAAAAACGCTTCATGTGTgtggagtgcggatacagaactgctCACAAGTCTCACCTAACcgcacatatgagaacacatacaggcgagaaaccttacaagtgtgaccagtgcgactattccgcTACACATAAATCTCAATTGGATAGACACATGGCCAAgcacaccggcgaaaaacccttcctgtgtggagagtgcggatacaggacggctgacaggtcttccttaaccgtacatatgagaaaacatacaggcgtgaaaccttataaatgtgaccaatgtgactattccaCTGCTCAGAGAGGAAACTTAGACCGacatatggctaaacacaccggcgaaaaacgCTACATCTGCGGAGAGTGTGGATATAGGTCGGCTGACAGGTCTGCGTTAAAATCACATATGGgtaaacatacaggtgtgaaaccctatACATGTGACTattgcgactattctgctgcacggaaatttCATTTGGatcgacacatggctaaacacaccggcgaaaagcccttcatgtgtggaaaGTGCGGATATAGGGCTGCTGACATGTCTTacttaaccgtacatatgagaacacatacaggcgagaaaccctataaatgtgaccaatgcgactattctgctacaagGAAAGATTACTTAGAGAAGCACTTGATCAAACACACATCTTAG